A single Comamonas sp. NLF-1-9 DNA region contains:
- a CDS encoding methyl-accepting chemotaxis protein: protein MRLNDVQVGRKLWFVLLATVLILAAGAGLALNRMIHVMDETVDSVAKIEQRIAQASRWRGSTEIATMLVMGAAVTSDAVLAQQYEIKIEKATANADRLRQSIVASTVDPVEKAALTKIEDGYGKVTAATAKAWDLKGEGDVAETQNFADEQLAPLVQRYLVDQDEFIKILAQHSLDIREQARTRRHALIISTWVGAAVVLLLVLWLARLLVVSITEPLRQARGGMDAIAHGDLVAVTQAVRGDEFGSMLRSLGNMASRLREVVSEVRQGVDSVNAAAHDIATGNNDLSVRTEQTAANLQQTASSLEELTATVTQSSETAVQANQLASQAVNVAQHGGEVVAQVITSMERITGSSSKIADIIGVIDGIAFQTNILALNAAVEAARAGEQGRGFAVVAGEVRTLAQRSAEAAKEIKGLINASVQDVQTGSGQVAQAGQSMQDIVSSVRRVSDLMGEITAASAEQRDGLGQVNRAVAELDRMTQQNAALVEQSSAAAAAMRDQAQRLAQVVAVFKVPDADGAAPLPSLPTSAREIQADTGVAAAQGGHDGGVLTRMTPWRRRVTDQGRR, encoded by the coding sequence ATGAGACTCAATGATGTTCAGGTAGGGCGCAAGCTCTGGTTCGTGCTGCTGGCGACGGTGCTGATCCTGGCGGCGGGGGCTGGATTGGCGCTCAATCGCATGATTCACGTCATGGACGAGACCGTCGACAGCGTGGCGAAGATCGAGCAGCGCATCGCCCAGGCGTCTCGATGGCGGGGGTCCACGGAAATTGCCACCATGCTCGTCATGGGGGCGGCGGTGACATCGGACGCCGTTTTGGCGCAGCAGTACGAAATCAAGATCGAGAAGGCGACCGCGAACGCCGATCGCCTGCGGCAATCGATAGTTGCCTCCACCGTGGATCCGGTTGAAAAGGCGGCACTGACCAAAATCGAGGACGGCTACGGCAAGGTGACGGCTGCAACGGCGAAGGCCTGGGATCTCAAGGGCGAAGGCGACGTCGCGGAAACCCAGAATTTCGCCGACGAGCAGTTGGCACCGCTGGTGCAGCGCTATCTTGTGGATCAGGATGAATTCATCAAGATCCTGGCGCAGCACAGCCTCGACATCCGGGAGCAGGCGCGGACCAGGCGCCACGCCTTGATCATTTCCACCTGGGTGGGTGCGGCGGTGGTGCTCCTTCTCGTGCTGTGGCTGGCTCGCCTGCTGGTCGTCTCGATCACGGAGCCTCTGCGCCAGGCGAGAGGGGGCATGGACGCCATAGCCCATGGCGATCTCGTGGCCGTGACCCAGGCAGTCCGAGGTGACGAATTTGGATCGATGTTGCGATCCTTGGGAAACATGGCCTCTCGTCTGCGCGAAGTGGTGAGCGAAGTGCGTCAGGGTGTTGACTCGGTCAATGCCGCAGCGCACGACATTGCCACGGGAAACAACGATCTGTCGGTGCGCACGGAACAGACGGCGGCGAATCTTCAACAGACAGCTTCCAGCCTGGAAGAGTTGACCGCCACGGTAACGCAGTCGTCGGAGACGGCGGTGCAGGCGAACCAGTTGGCAAGCCAGGCGGTCAATGTGGCCCAGCATGGAGGCGAGGTGGTTGCTCAGGTCATCACCAGTATGGAGCGGATCACCGGGTCAAGCAGCAAGATCGCGGACATCATCGGCGTGATTGATGGCATCGCCTTTCAGACGAACATTCTCGCGCTGAACGCCGCTGTCGAGGCGGCGCGCGCCGGTGAGCAGGGCCGTGGTTTTGCCGTGGTCGCGGGAGAAGTGCGCACACTGGCTCAACGCAGCGCCGAAGCCGCCAAGGAGATCAAGGGCTTGATCAATGCGAGCGTTCAGGATGTGCAGACCGGGTCGGGGCAAGTCGCGCAGGCGGGACAAAGCATGCAGGACATTGTTTCCAGTGTTCGGCGGGTCAGCGACTTGATGGGCGAAATCACCGCCGCCAGCGCCGAACAGCGTGATGGCTTGGGCCAGGTCAACCGTGCGGTCGCGGAGCTGGATCGAATGACGCAGCAAAACGCTGCTCTGGTGGAGCAGTCCAGCGCGGCGGCCGCCGCCATGCGCGACCAGGCGCAACGCTTGGCGCAAGTGGTGGCCGTGTTCAAGGTGCCAGACGCAGACGGCGCGGCGCCACTGCCATCTTTGCCGACATCTGCGCGGGAGATTCAGGCGGACACGGGTGTGGCGGCTGCCCAAGGTGGGCATGATGGCGGGGTGCTGACACGCATGACTCCCTGGCGCCGACGCGTGACAGACCAGGGCCGCCGGTAA
- the rplN gene encoding 50S ribosomal protein L14, translated as MIQTESRLEVADNTGAKTVQCIKVLGGSKRRYASVGDIIKVSVKEAAPRGRVKKGEVYSAVVVRTAKGIRRSDGALIKFDGNAAVLLNAKLEPIGTRIFGPVTRELRTERFMKIVSLAPEVI; from the coding sequence ATGATCCAGACAGAATCTCGTTTAGAGGTTGCCGACAACACCGGCGCCAAGACCGTGCAGTGCATCAAGGTGCTGGGTGGTTCCAAGCGCCGCTATGCCAGCGTCGGTGACATCATCAAGGTGAGCGTGAAAGAGGCCGCTCCGCGTGGCCGCGTCAAGAAGGGCGAGGTCTACAGCGCGGTGGTAGTGCGCACCGCCAAGGGCATCCGCCGCAGCGACGGCGCCCTCATCAAGTTCGACGGCAACGCCGCCGTGCTGCTCAACGCCAAGCTGGAGCCCATCGGCACCCGCATCTTCGGCCCGGTCACGCGCGAGCTGCGCACCGAGCGTTTCATGAAGATCGTGTCGCTCGCTCCCGAAGTGATCTGA
- the rplX gene encoding 50S ribosomal protein L24 → MNKIRKGDSVIVLTGRDKGKRGTVTARASETHLLVEGVNLVKKHVKPNPMKGTTGGIVEKAMPIHQSNIAIFNAQTGKADRVGIKVQDDGKRVRVYKSNGAEIATA, encoded by the coding sequence ATGAACAAGATTCGCAAGGGTGACTCGGTCATCGTCCTGACCGGGCGCGACAAGGGCAAGCGTGGCACCGTGACGGCGCGCGCCAGCGAGACGCACCTGCTGGTCGAGGGCGTGAACCTGGTCAAGAAGCACGTCAAGCCCAACCCGATGAAGGGCACCACGGGCGGCATCGTCGAAAAGGCCATGCCCATCCACCAGTCCAACATCGCCATTTTCAACGCCCAGACCGGCAAGGCCGATCGCGTGGGCATCAAGGTGCAGGACGACGGCAAGCGCGTGCGCGTGTACAAGTCCAACGGCGCCGAAATCGCCACCGCCTGA
- the rplE gene encoding 50S ribosomal protein L5, with product MARLQKLYREKIAGELKEKFGYSSVMEVPRLTKITLNMGVGEAVADKKVMDNAVADLAKIAGQKPVVTKAKKAIAGFKIREGQPIGCMVTLRGVRMYEFLDRFVTVALPRVRDFRGVSGRAFDGRGNYNIGVKEQIIFPEIEYDKVDALRGLNVSITTTAKTDAECKALLAAFRFPFKN from the coding sequence ATGGCACGACTGCAAAAACTCTACCGCGAGAAGATCGCGGGCGAACTCAAGGAAAAGTTCGGCTACAGCTCCGTGATGGAGGTGCCGCGCCTGACCAAGATCACGCTCAACATGGGCGTGGGCGAGGCCGTCGCGGACAAGAAGGTGATGGACAACGCCGTGGCGGACCTCGCCAAGATCGCCGGCCAGAAGCCCGTGGTCACCAAGGCCAAGAAGGCCATCGCCGGCTTCAAGATCCGCGAAGGCCAGCCCATCGGCTGCATGGTCACGCTGCGCGGCGTGCGCATGTACGAGTTCCTGGACCGCTTCGTCACCGTGGCGCTGCCGCGGGTGCGCGACTTCCGCGGTGTCTCGGGCCGCGCCTTCGACGGCCGTGGCAACTACAACATCGGCGTCAAGGAACAGATCATCTTCCCGGAAATCGAGTACGACAAGGTCGATGCGCTGCGTGGTCTGAACGTCAGCATCACCACTACCGCCAAGACCGACGCCGAATGCAAGGCGCTGCTGGCGGCGTTCCGTTTCCCCTTCAAGAACTGA